From a region of the Methylocystis hirsuta genome:
- a CDS encoding LemA family protein, translating to MSDFSRWRAVAAAIFLSLGLAGCGYNTIPTLEENAKAKWSDVQSQYQRRADLIPNLVETVKGYAKQEKDVLTSVVEARAKATSVKVDAGSLTDPEKMKQFQEAQNQLTGALGRLIAVSEAYPDLKSNQNFLALQSQLEGTENRITVARRDYIDAVREFNTSLRTFPTLLWAKTFFAGTKPMAEFSAAGAAQSPPEVKF from the coding sequence ATGAGCGACTTTTCCCGCTGGCGCGCCGTCGCCGCCGCGATTTTTCTGAGCCTGGGCCTTGCAGGCTGTGGCTACAATACAATTCCGACGCTCGAAGAAAACGCCAAGGCGAAATGGTCGGACGTGCAGTCGCAATATCAGCGCCGCGCCGATCTCATTCCAAATCTCGTGGAGACCGTGAAGGGCTACGCCAAGCAGGAGAAAGACGTGCTCACCTCCGTCGTCGAGGCGCGCGCCAAGGCGACGTCCGTCAAGGTCGACGCGGGTTCGCTGACCGATCCTGAAAAGATGAAACAGTTCCAGGAGGCGCAAAATCAGCTGACCGGCGCGCTAGGCCGGCTGATCGCCGTGAGCGAAGCCTATCCGGACTTAAAATCGAACCAGAACTTTCTCGCCCTTCAGTCGCAGCTCGAAGGCACCGAGAACCGCATCACTGTCGCGCGGCGCGACTACATCGACGCGGTGCGGGAATTCAACACGTCGCTGCGCACCTTCCCGACGCTTCTCTGGGCGAAGACGTTCTTCGCCGGCACGAAGCCAATGGCGGAATTTTCCGCGGCCGGCGCGGCGCAATCGCCGCCGGAGGTGAAGTTCTAA
- a CDS encoding helix-turn-helix domain-containing protein, with protein sequence MFLDPKLIPGLSAAAAAAAQGAPFADLFSPRRSRASVARARQLAVYLHHVALGASVSACAKAFARDRATVRHACATIEDLRDDPLFDAGARRLETALAAQRDMICALLAQGSAQ encoded by the coding sequence ATGTTTCTCGATCCGAAGCTTATTCCGGGGCTTAGCGCCGCCGCGGCCGCCGCCGCACAGGGCGCGCCCTTCGCCGATCTCTTTTCTCCCCGCCGCTCCCGCGCCTCGGTCGCGCGGGCGCGTCAGCTCGCCGTTTATCTCCACCATGTCGCGCTCGGCGCCAGCGTTTCGGCCTGCGCCAAAGCTTTCGCGCGCGACCGCGCCACTGTCCGTCACGCCTGCGCGACGATCGAAGACTTGCGCGACGATCCGCTGTTCGACGCCGGCGCCCGACGGCTCGAAACCGCGCTGGCCGCGCAGCGCGACATGATTTGCGCCCTCCTTGCGCAAGGGAGCGCGCAATGA
- a CDS encoding IS630 family transposase (programmed frameshift), translated as MKRYAVRLSGEERAHLEAMLRKGKHGAKTLVKAHILLKADVSEAGEGLSDGEIIEQLETSASMVYRVRKQLVEEGFAAVLTRKPHTRPSVPRIFDGEKEARLIALSCSTPPKGYARWTLRLLEKKVVELEIVETASDSTIGRVLKKHSKPHRKQQWVIPPQADASFVAAMEDVLDVYQRPHDPARPVVCLDETSKQLLKETRAPIAMRKGQPRRVDYEYERNGTASIFMIFAPLEGRRDAIVTERHTAIDYAHALKHVADEMFPRAEKIVLVQDNLNTHKPASLYQAFAPQEARRLTERFEWHYTPKHGSWLDMAESELSVLSSQCLDRRIGDLATLRDEVAAWVAARNKHQAKADWQFTADDARVKLKSLYPIFPFKIVESAH; from the exons GTGAAGCGGTATGCGGTGCGCTTGAGCGGCGAGGAGCGGGCGCATCTGGAAGCCATGCTGCGCAAGGGCAAGCATGGGGCGAAGACGCTGGTAAAGGCTCATATTTTGCTGAAGGCGGACGTTTCCGAGGCGGGCGAAGGCTTGAGCGACGGCGAGATCATCGAACAATTGGAGACGAGCGCGTCGATGGTCTATCGGGTGCGCAAGCAGCTCGTAGAGGAAGGCTTCGCCGCGGTCTTGACGCGCAAGCCGCACACGCGTCCCTCCGTGCCGCGGATTTTTGACGGCGAGAAGGAAGCCAGGCTGATAGCCTTGTCCTGCTCGACGCCGCCGAAAGGCTATGCGCGCTGGACGTTGCGGCTGCTGGAAAAGAAAGTCGTCGAGCTCGAAATCGTCGAGACGGCGAGCGACAGCACGATCGGTCGTGTCTTAAAAAAACATTCT AAACCCCATCGCAAGCAGCAGTGGGTGATTCCCCCGCAGGCCGACGCCAGCTTCGTCGCGGCGATGGAGGACGTGCTCGACGTTTATCAGCGTCCGCATGATCCCGCGCGGCCGGTGGTCTGTCTCGACGAAACCTCGAAGCAGCTGTTGAAGGAGACACGCGCGCCCATTGCAATGCGGAAAGGCCAGCCGCGGCGTGTCGATTATGAATATGAGCGCAACGGAACCGCCAGCATCTTCATGATCTTCGCGCCGCTCGAGGGACGGCGGGATGCCATCGTAACCGAGCGTCACACGGCGATCGATTACGCCCATGCGCTCAAGCATGTGGCGGACGAGATGTTTCCACGCGCCGAAAAGATCGTACTCGTCCAGGACAATCTGAACACGCACAAGCCTGCGTCGCTTTACCAGGCATTTGCGCCGCAGGAAGCGCGCCGCCTGACCGAGCGCTTCGAATGGCATTACACGCCGAAGCACGGAAGCTGGCTCGACATGGCAGAGAGCGAGCTCAGCGTTCTCTCCTCGCAATGTCTCGACCGGCGTATCGGCGATTTGGCCACCCTGCGCGACGAGGTCGCGGCCTGGGTCGCCGCCCGCAACAAGCATCAAGCCAAGGCCGACTGGCAGTTCACAGCCGACGACGCCCGCGTCAAACTCAAATCCCTCTACCCAATCTTCCCGTTCAAAATCGTTGAATCGGCCCACTAG
- the gshB gene encoding glutathione synthase, whose protein sequence is MLEIAVQMDPLERINFAGDSTFALMLEAKRRGHRLWFYTPDRLSLEGDRLTARAHRIDVFDDPSRYYALGEATDLELGAMDVVLLRQDPPFDLAYITSTHFLERLAPRTLVVNDPAHVRNAPEKIFVMAFADLMPPTLITRDRAAMERFRAKHGEIVMKPLYGHGGAAVFKVAARDPNFGSLFDMFATTFREPWVVQRFLPEIVKGDKRILLIDGEAMGAINRIPADDDIRSNLVRGGAPAASELNARERDICARLGPELKRRGLVFVGIDVIDGWLTEINVTSPTGLRALKRIGGPDLAPPLFDAIEARLRALRASGRSPELTP, encoded by the coding sequence ATGCTCGAGATTGCGGTCCAGATGGACCCGTTGGAACGCATTAATTTTGCTGGAGATTCGACCTTCGCGCTGATGTTGGAGGCGAAGCGCAGGGGCCATCGCCTGTGGTTCTACACGCCGGATCGACTGTCGCTTGAAGGCGACAGGCTGACGGCGCGCGCGCATCGCATCGACGTTTTCGACGATCCTTCGCGCTATTACGCGCTCGGCGAGGCGACGGACCTTGAACTCGGCGCGATGGACGTCGTGCTGCTGCGTCAGGATCCGCCGTTCGATCTCGCCTATATCACCTCCACGCATTTTCTGGAGCGGCTCGCGCCGAGGACACTCGTCGTCAACGACCCTGCGCATGTGCGCAACGCGCCAGAAAAAATCTTCGTGATGGCGTTCGCCGACCTGATGCCGCCGACGCTGATCACGCGCGACCGCGCGGCGATGGAGCGCTTTCGCGCCAAGCATGGCGAGATCGTCATGAAGCCGCTCTACGGCCATGGCGGCGCCGCGGTGTTCAAGGTCGCGGCGCGCGATCCGAATTTCGGTTCGCTGTTCGACATGTTCGCGACGACCTTCCGCGAACCCTGGGTCGTGCAGCGCTTCCTGCCGGAGATCGTGAAGGGCGACAAGCGTATTCTTCTCATTGACGGCGAGGCGATGGGCGCGATCAACCGCATTCCCGCCGATGATGACATCCGGTCTAATCTGGTTCGCGGCGGGGCGCCGGCGGCTTCCGAACTCAACGCGCGTGAAAGAGACATTTGCGCGAGGCTCGGGCCGGAGCTGAAACGGCGCGGATTGGTTTTCGTCGGCATCGACGTGATCGATGGCTGGCTCACCGAGATCAACGTGACCTCGCCGACGGGGCTCCGCGCGCTAAAACGCATCGGCGGGCCGGATCTCGCGCCGCCGCTCTTCGACGCCATCGAGGCGCGTCTGCGCGCCCTGCGCGCATCGGGCCGATCGCCGGAATTGACTCCATGA
- a CDS encoding DUF6477 family protein: MTHRPVQAPQDDRPARFATEAGAALDAALVAGLHAYDRTRALTRFHRLSPDTIASDSPDGARAALKEIERAMRGERARRGHWSYDLNRHISLLVAHRAETARLHRLLNGG; this comes from the coding sequence ATGACGCACAGGCCCGTTCAAGCCCCGCAAGACGACCGCCCCGCCCGCTTCGCCACAGAAGCTGGCGCGGCGCTCGACGCCGCTCTCGTCGCGGGTCTCCACGCCTATGATCGCACGCGCGCGCTGACGCGTTTCCATCGCCTGTCGCCTGACACGATCGCCAGCGACTCGCCCGACGGGGCGCGCGCCGCGCTCAAGGAAATCGAGCGCGCGATGCGCGGCGAACGCGCCCGGCGCGGCCATTGGAGCTATGATCTCAACCGGCATATCAGCCTGCTCGTCGCCCATCGCGCCGAGACCGCGCGGCTTCATCGCCTGTTGAATGGCGGGTAG
- a CDS encoding HNH endonuclease, with protein sequence MATLNYPEGKSFAPVWKCIYCGEDATPESLTKEHIIPKALNGTITLPKSSCRKCACITRDFENFCLSKTFIDARTMLGLKTSKKKRPPLKIWNIDSNGREIWREADTSDHPLIFPTLDLGRAGILIGRDQFVDPPMRSQLIMPPTSVERFAKLKNRDNIRFMIGHNEYAKMLAKIAHAFAIANLGLSSNKYFLADYITGKNNNIFHYVGTAVERQSLSEKTLHALSISDVGQYVVVYVTLFYYLGGPTYEIVAAQHL encoded by the coding sequence ATGGCGACCCTCAACTATCCCGAAGGAAAATCATTCGCCCCAGTGTGGAAATGTATCTATTGCGGCGAAGACGCCACACCAGAGTCGCTGACGAAGGAACATATAATACCGAAAGCCCTGAATGGGACAATTACATTGCCGAAATCAAGTTGCCGGAAGTGCGCGTGCATCACGAGGGACTTTGAAAATTTCTGTTTAAGCAAGACATTCATTGATGCGCGGACCATGCTTGGCCTTAAGACAAGCAAGAAAAAACGACCACCATTAAAGATTTGGAATATTGATAGCAATGGCAGAGAGATTTGGCGAGAGGCAGATACGAGCGACCATCCTCTGATATTCCCAACGCTCGACTTAGGTCGCGCAGGAATATTGATTGGGAGGGATCAGTTTGTAGACCCCCCTATGCGATCTCAGTTAATCATGCCGCCGACATCGGTGGAGCGGTTCGCTAAGCTAAAAAACCGGGACAACATACGATTTATGATAGGACACAACGAATATGCAAAAATGCTTGCAAAGATAGCTCACGCATTCGCTATCGCAAATCTAGGCTTGAGCTCAAATAAATATTTCTTAGCGGATTATATAACAGGCAAAAATAATAACATTTTTCACTACGTTGGAACAGCAGTGGAAAGGCAGAGTCTTAGCGAAAAAACGCTTCACGCTCTATCAATATCAGATGTTGGTCAATATGTTGTCGTCTATGTCACGCTGTTTTACTACTTAGGCGGCCCGACATACGAAATTGTAGCCGCGCAGCATCTATGA
- the cysE gene encoding serine O-acetyltransferase: MSADAPTEELIALEATWAHMRREAEEALRLDPSLTPLMLGAILNRASLEEAVVHRIAARLGASALDAETIADAFLQAVRDDAAIATAFRADLAAYVERDPACGRMIEPLLYFKGFHAIQSARLAHALWRARRHDFAFYIQSRASDALAADIHPAARFGKGLFLDHGAGFVVGETAVVDDDVSILHNVTLGGTGKAAGDRHPKVRRGVMIGAGAKILGNIEIGACSRIAAGSVVLRSVPPNSIVAGVPAKVVGTESRREPARDMDQILRGLAYDSFDYVI, translated from the coding sequence ATGAGCGCCGACGCGCCGACAGAAGAGCTGATCGCGCTGGAGGCGACGTGGGCGCATATGCGCCGCGAAGCCGAGGAGGCGCTGCGTCTCGACCCGTCGCTGACGCCGCTGATGCTCGGCGCGATCCTCAATCGCGCATCGCTCGAAGAGGCGGTGGTCCATCGCATCGCCGCGAGACTCGGCGCGTCAGCGCTGGACGCCGAGACGATCGCCGACGCCTTCCTGCAGGCGGTGCGCGACGACGCCGCGATCGCTACGGCCTTCCGCGCCGATCTCGCCGCCTATGTCGAGCGCGATCCGGCCTGCGGGCGGATGATCGAACCGCTGCTCTATTTCAAGGGCTTTCACGCGATCCAGTCGGCGCGGCTGGCGCATGCGCTGTGGCGCGCGCGGCGCCACGACTTCGCTTTCTATATCCAAAGCCGCGCCTCCGACGCGCTCGCGGCGGACATTCATCCGGCCGCGCGCTTCGGCAAAGGCCTGTTCCTCGATCATGGCGCCGGTTTTGTCGTCGGCGAGACGGCGGTCGTCGACGACGACGTCTCGATTCTGCATAACGTGACGCTGGGCGGCACGGGCAAGGCCGCGGGCGACCGTCATCCGAAGGTCAGGCGCGGCGTCATGATCGGCGCGGGCGCCAAAATTCTCGGCAATATCGAGATCGGCGCCTGTTCGCGGATCGCCGCGGGTTCGGTGGTGCTGCGGTCGGTTCCGCCGAATTCGATCGTCGCCGGCGTTCCGGCGAAGGTGGTCGGGACCGAATCGCGTAGGGAGCCGGCGCGCGACATGGACCAGATCCTTCGCGGCCTCGCCTATGATTCTTTCGATTACGTCATCTGA
- a CDS encoding SufE family protein, translated as MQIDEIIGNFELLDEWEDRYRYLIELGRTLEPLPKDAYTDANKVRGCASQVWLETTPTRDADGRTALSFRGDSDAHIVRGLVALVLALYSGRPAQEIVETDAAPLFKELGLAEHLTPQRANGLRSMVERIKKEAKEAMAA; from the coding sequence ATGCAGATCGACGAGATCATAGGCAATTTCGAATTGCTCGATGAGTGGGAGGACCGTTACCGCTATCTCATCGAGCTTGGCCGCACGCTGGAGCCGTTGCCGAAAGACGCCTATACCGACGCCAACAAAGTGCGCGGCTGCGCCAGCCAGGTGTGGCTGGAGACGACGCCGACCCGCGACGCCGACGGACGCACCGCGCTCTCGTTTCGCGGCGACAGCGACGCGCATATCGTGCGCGGCCTCGTCGCGCTAGTGCTGGCGCTCTATTCGGGGCGGCCGGCGCAGGAGATCGTCGAAACCGACGCGGCGCCGCTGTTCAAGGAGCTCGGCCTCGCCGAACATCTGACGCCCCAGCGCGCCAACGGCCTGCGCTCGATGGTCGAGCGCATCAAGAAAGAAGCCAAAGAGGCGATGGCGGCGTAG
- a CDS encoding DUF6456 domain-containing protein, with the protein MKKRSGTPTREETGRAMRRLLQALAEPGARGALSPLEASTLVVLAARKGVTVARARFAAAASDAALAEGLARWEQDGGERRLALTDAGRAHLRRLSAPDVDQAEPFRAQHASYALRQLEKAARPTLVNDAESPLAWLARRKDREGRTFLDAAQLDAGERFRRDIEQAQLLQRVTANWEATINAARRGANAGAVSEVAIDARRRLARAFDAVGPELAGLLTDVCGYLKGLELVESERGWPPRSAKGVLKIALDRLARHYGLAVEARGRDRAESLLHWGAEDYRPRV; encoded by the coding sequence ATGAAGAAAAGATCGGGGACCCCAACCCGGGAGGAAACCGGCCGCGCCATGCGCCGGCTGCTGCAGGCGCTTGCCGAGCCGGGGGCGCGCGGCGCGCTCAGCCCGCTCGAAGCCTCGACGCTCGTCGTGCTCGCCGCGCGTAAAGGCGTCACCGTGGCGCGCGCGCGATTTGCGGCGGCCGCTTCCGACGCCGCGCTCGCCGAAGGACTCGCGCGATGGGAGCAGGACGGCGGCGAGCGTCGGCTGGCGCTCACCGACGCCGGCCGCGCGCATCTGCGCCGATTGTCCGCGCCCGACGTCGATCAGGCGGAGCCCTTTCGCGCCCAGCACGCATCCTATGCGCTGCGCCAGCTCGAAAAAGCCGCGCGTCCGACGCTCGTCAATGACGCGGAAAGCCCGCTCGCCTGGCTGGCGCGGCGAAAGGACCGCGAGGGGCGAACCTTTCTCGACGCCGCGCAGCTCGACGCCGGCGAGCGTTTCCGCCGCGACATCGAGCAGGCGCAGCTCCTGCAGCGCGTGACCGCGAATTGGGAGGCTACGATCAACGCCGCGCGCCGCGGCGCAAACGCCGGCGCCGTCTCCGAGGTTGCGATCGATGCGCGCCGGCGCCTCGCGCGCGCCTTCGACGCGGTGGGGCCGGAACTGGCGGGTCTCTTGACCGACGTCTGCGGCTATCTCAAGGGCCTTGAGCTTGTCGAAAGCGAACGCGGCTGGCCGCCCCGCTCGGCGAAAGGCGTGCTCAAAATCGCGCTCGATCGATTGGCGCGCCATTACGGGCTCGCGGTCGAAGCGCGCGGCCGCGACCGCGCCGAGTCGCTGCTGCATTGGGGCGCCGAGGATTATCGGCCGAGGGTGTGA